In the genome of Nakamurella alba, the window GACCCCGTCCAGCAGCCGACCCAGCAGCGCCGGGTCGCGGACGTCGCCGCGCACCGCCTCCACCATCACGTCCCGCGCGCGCCACGCCTCGATCGCCTGCGTCGCTGCGGGTCCCGGCTCCGATCTGCCCAGCAGGACCAGCCGGCCGGCGCCCGCCTCGACCAGGTGGTCCGCCAGCCGCAGCCCGAGCGGACCCAGTCCACCGGTGACGAGGTAGGCGGCACCGGCACGGATCGCGCTGCCGACAGCACCTTCGGGGGCGTCGGCGTGATCGGCGCCGACCGGGCTCCCCGAGCGGTGACCGGCCGGAACCGGCTGCCAGTCCGGCACCAGCAGCCGACCGTCCCGCCAGGCACCGAGCGGTACCGACATCGCGGCCGGGAAGTGTTCCGCGACAGTGTGTTCGACGGCCGGTGTCGTCTCGGGAGCGACGCGACCGACGGTGGCCGGCAGATCGAGGACGGCCGTCCGCAGCCCCGGGTACTCGGCACGGGCCGCGGTCAGCAGCCCGGCCAGTCCGGCCGCCCCGGGGTCGGCCGGCTCCCCGGACACGCTCTGCCCACCGCGGGTCAGCAACAGGTAGCCCTGTCCGCCGGCACCGGACGCACCCAGCCGATCGACGGTCGCGGCCACCGGGGCGATCGCCGACGCCAGGTCGGCGACCGGGCCGGCGGCGAACCGGAGGTCGACCACCGTGCCCGCCGGCGGCGGGCCGTCCGGGTCGATGCCGGACAGCTCCGTCACCTCCAGGCCGGCCGCACCGAGGGCGAGCGCGCAGGGTCCCGTGAGTGCGGGATCACCGAGCAGGAACCAGGTCCCGGACCCCGGCGGTGCCGCGTCCGACCATTCGCTCCACACCGGCATCACCAGCTCGACCGGAACGGGTCCTGCCGGGGCCGGATCCGGCAGGGCCGTCGCGGACGGAGCGGCCGGGCCCGCGGCCGGCGGATCGACCCACCAGCGGCGGCGGTCCAGCGGGTGACCCGGCACGGACACCTTGCGCGGTGCGTCCGTCGGCAGCTCGACGGCCCAGTCGATCGACTCCCCCTGCAGCCAGCGGAGTCCCAGGGCCGGGAGCGGTCCGGCCGCGGAGGCCCCGGTGAGCAGGGCACCCGACCGCAGCGCGGCGACAGCGGCGGACCGGTCGGTGACCACCAGCGCACGGCGATGGGTGAACTCCTTGCGACCCACCCGGAGGGTGTGGGCCACCGCGTCGAGCGGCGTCGTGTCCCGCTCCAGCAGGTCGGCCAGATCGCGGGTCAGCCGGTCCGCGGCCTCGGCGGTGCGGCCGGACCAGACGAGCAGCTGCGCGGCCGGTGCCGGGTGCGGCGCCACCGGTACCGGCGGCGCCTCCTCCAGCACCACATGTGCGTTGGTGCCGCCGATCCCGAAGGCGCTCACGCCGGCGTAACGCGGCTGCTCCGACCGTGGCCAGTCGGTCCGCTGCGTGACCACCGAGATCGCCGCGGTACCGAGCGCCAGCTGCGGGTTCGGGGTGCGCAGGTTACGGGTGGCCGGGATGACGCCGTGGTGCAGCGAGAGCGCCGTCTTGATCAGCCCGGTCACCCCGGCCGCGCGGTCGAGGTGACCCACATTGGTCTTGACCGATCCCACCCGGACCTCGGTACCTGCGAAGACCTGTTGCAGGGCTGCGATCTCGGCCGCGTCGCCGAGTGCCGTCCCGGTGCCGTGCGCCTCGACGTAGCCGATCTGTCCGGGGGTCACGTCGGCCGCGGCGAGTGCCTCGCCGATGACCGCGGCCTGCCCGGCCGGCCCGGGAGCGGTGAACCCCACCTTGTGCCCGCCGTCGTTGTTGACCGCCCAGCCGCGCAGGACCGCGTAGACCCGGTCGCCGTCGGCCAGCGCGTCGGACAGCCGGCGCAGCGCCACCACCGCGACGCCGCCGCCCAGCGGCGCACCGGCACCGTCGGCGTCGAAGGCCCGGCACTCCCCGTCCGGCGGCAGGATCCCGCCGGGCTGGTAGTGGTAGCCGACCCGGTGCGGGACCGACACCGCCGCACCCCCGGCCAGGGCCAGGTCGCACTCGAAGGCGGCCAGCGACGACGCCGCCGCGCAGACGGCGACGAGCGAGGTGCTGCAGTAGCTCTGGATGCCGTAGGCGGGGCCGGTCAGCCCTAGCACGTGGGCGACCCGCAGCACCAGCGAGTCCTTGTCGTTGGCCAGGCCGAGGGCGAGTTCGCCGACCACGTCACCGAGGCCGGCCGGGCCCAGGTTGTTCTGCAGGTACGTCGAGTAGGCGCTGCCGCCGAACACCCCGATCGCGCCGTCGAAACGGTCCGGGTCGCACCCGGCGTCCTCCAGTGCCCGCCACGAGTGCTCCAGGAACAACCGGTGCTGCGGATCGAGGATCTGCGCCTCCGCCGGTCCGAACCCGAAGAAGCCGGCGTCGAACAGGTCCACGCCGTCCAGCACCGCACCCGCGCGGACGTAGGCCGGGTCGGCCAGTCGCTCCGCCGGCACCCCGGCCGCCAGCAGATCCTGTTCGGAGAACCGGGTGATCCCCGACTCCCCCGCCAGCAACCGCTCCCACAGCCGACCGGCGTCCGCGGCCCCGGGGAACATCCCGGAGAGTCCGACCAGTGCGATGTCGCCGTCCGACACCGTAGGTGCAGCAGGTGATGTCGGATCGGCGGTGTGGTGTCCCGGAACGCTCACAGGGCCTCCTCGTTGCGGGCCACCCGGGCCCGGCGTCGTCGCGCGCCACGGGCGGCGCTGCCGGCCAGCAGGGCGGCGGCCGGTTCCGCCGCGCCACCTCCGGGCCCGCCGAGTGCGGCCGCGAACTCGGCCACCGTCGGGTGCTGGTAGAGCGCGGCCGGTGGGATCGGCCGGTCCAGTCGCAGCTCCAGTTCCCGCACCATGGCGGCACCGACCAGCGAGTTGCCACCGAGATCGAAGAACGGGTCACGGATCCCGACGGCGTCGATGCCGAGGAACTCGCCCCACACGTCCGCGACGATGCTCTGCAGGCTCTCCGGCCCGCCGGTGGGCGGGGCGTAGGCGACGCGGAGGTCCGGGCGCGGGAACCGTGGTCGGGCCGCGGCTGCCGCCCTGGCCGCGGCGGTGAGCGCATCCAGGTCCAGCAGGGCGGTGAAGGACTGCTCCGCCTCCTGCAGGGACTGCCGGAGCGCCAGCACCGGACCATCGGTGCCGTGCAGCTGCAGCAGCAGGTCGCAGCCGTCGGCGGCGCCGAAACCGAACCGGCGGCGGTACGCGGTGGCCTGCTCGGCCAACGGGCCACCGGCCCGCTGCTGCCAGTCGTCGTGCTGCCAGGGCGCCCATCCGACCGACAGGACCCGCAGGCCCGGCCGGGCCTCGTCGGCCCACGCGGCCGCAGCGGCGTCCAGGGCCGTGTTGGCGGCGCAGTAGTCGCCCTCGCCGAGACCGCCGAAAGCGGTGACCGCCGAGGAGTAGAGCACCACCGTCCGCAGCGCCGGCGAGCTGTCGATCAGCTCCGAGACCACCTCGAGCGGAGCCAGTTTCGGCAGCAGCACGGCACGGGACCGCACCGCGTCCGACGCCTGGGCCATGCCACCGGCCGGCACCCCGGCGGCGTGCACCAGGACCTCCGGGGCACCCAGTTCCGCCGTGCAGGCCGCGACGGCCGCTCGCAGCTGTCGCGGGTCGGCGGCGTCCGCCACCAGCACCCGGACCGTTGCGCCCGCGGCAGTGAGATCATCGACCAGTTCGGCACTGTCGGTCGTCCCGCGGGACAGCAGGGCGATCCGGCGCACCCCGTCGGCCACCAGCCGCCGGGCCAGCAGCGCACCCAGACCGCGGGTGCCGCCGGTGATCAGGTGGACCCCGTCCGTCGGCCACGGCAGGGTCTCCGGCTCCAGCAGTTCCGCCCACTCCGGCCGGTGCCGGCGCCCGGCCCTTCGGGCGACGACCTCGGGCCGGGGCGGCAGGGTCAGTTCGGCCAGGAGCGCCGCGGCGCAGTCCGCCACGTCCGCCCGGGGATCGAGATCGATGCCGGACCAGGACATCCCGGCGTACTCGTGGCGGACGGAGCGACCCAGGCCGTGGGCCGCGGCGGTGAGCGGGGCGCGCGCATCGCCCCCGGTGACCAGCTGCGCGCCACAGGTGACCGTCAGCAGGCGGGCCGGGCCACCGGCGGCACCGAGGGCCTGGACGGCGGCGAGGGTGTCGTCGAAGGCGAACGGCAGCGCCGCGGCGGGGTCCCACCGGGCACCGGGCGCGACCGCTCCGACCGACGACAGCTGCACCAGCTGCACCGGGCCGGCGGCGAGTGCGACGGCCTCGCGGACCGCCTCCGCGGCGGTCAGCCCGTCGGTCACCGTCAGCACCGGATGGCCGAGCGCGATCAGTTCCGCCGCCAGTGCGGTGGCGATGCCGAGCGCGTCGGGCACCAGCAGCACCGGCCCGGGGACCTCACCCGGGGTTGCGGTGCGGTCCACCCGCCAGGTGGGCCGGAAACTGCGGTTCCCGGGTGCGGCCGACCTGCCGCCCTCCGCCGTCCCGGCGGAGGGCGTGCCCGCACCTTCCCGTTCCGGCCAGAACCGCAGCCGGTGGAACGGGTGCGGCGGCAGCGGCACCAGGGACCCGTCGACACCGTCCGGGAGGGCGCGCACGGTGGTGTCGCCGGCCTCGAAGGGATGGGCGGCGGCCGGGTCACCGGTACGGACCGGCGTCCGCTGCGCCGCCGACCGCAACGCCGCGACCGGATCGGCGCCCGCCGCGACCGGCACCGCGATCCGGTGGTCGAGCCGGGCCCGTCCGACCGCCAGGGTGTGCGCGACGTCGACCAGGGCCGGTGCGCCGTCGGACCCGAGCAGATCGGCGAGCGCAGTGAGCTGGGCGGTGACCGCCGCCGGGGTCGACCCGGAGACCAGCAGGTCCACGGCCGGCGCCGGATCGCCTTCCCCGGCCGCCGGGTTCCCGCTCCCGGTGCCCGGCGACAGCACGACATGGGCGTTGGTGCCGGACCAACCGAACGAGCTCACCCCGGCCCAGGCCTCCGGATCCAGCGGCCCGCCGGTGACCGCCGGGGCGACGCTCCCGTCGGCCGGGACGGCGGTTGCCGGTGCGCCGGTGACCAGGTTCGCCGGGTAGCGGCCGTGCTCCAGCGTGAGGACCGTCTTGACCAGGCCGGCGACCCCCGCGGCGGCCTGGGTGTGGCCGAGGTTGGTCTTCACCGCCCCGACCGGGAGCGGGCCGGAGCCCCGGCGGCCGAACACGTCGTGCAGCGCGCCCAGCTCGATGGCGTCGCCCAGCGACGTCCCGGAACCGTGCGCCTCCAGGTAGCCGATGCGGTCCGCGGTCGTGCCGGCGTCGGCGAGCGCCCGGCGGATCACGTCGACCTGGGCGCCCCGGTTCGGGGCGGTCAGCCCGTTGGACCGGCCGTCCTGGCCGATGGCGCTGCCCCGCACCACGGCGCGCACCCGGTGACCGGCGGACCGGGCGTCGTCCAGCCGCTCGAGTACGACCAGCCCCCCGCCCTCACCGAGCACGTAGCCGTCGGCGTCCGCGCCGAAGGTCTTGCAGGCGCCGTCCGGGGCGAGCATCCGGGTCACGCAGCCCTGGATGTAGGGGTCGGAGTGGAGGATCAGGTAGACGCCGGCCACGATCGCCCGGTCGCACTCGCCGCGACGCAGGGCCTGCACCGCGAGATGCACCCCGACCAACGACGACGAGCAGGCGGTGTCCAGGGTGACCGCCGGTCCTCGCAGGTCGAACTGGTAGGCGATCCGGCCGGCCACCACGCTGGACGAGACCCCCTGCCCGAACTGCGGATCCGCCAGGATGCCGAACCCGGTGCGCTCGGTCTCGACCCTGGCGTACTGCACCGGGTCCATGAAGCCGACGAACACCGCGGTCCGGCTGCCGGCCACCTCGGCGGGCGGCAGCCCGGCGTCCTCCAGACCGCGCCACACCAGCTCCATCAGCAGCCGGTGCTGCGGGTCGGTCCGCAGCGCCTCGTGCGGGGCCATCCCGAAGTGGGCGGCGTCGAAGCCGGCCACGTCGTCCAGGAAGCTGCCGTGGCGCGCGTAGACACGGCGGTCCGCGAGCTCCTCCGCGGACAGGTCGAACCGGTCCTCCGGAATCTCCCGCACGCCGGATCCGCTGCGGGACAGCAGGTCCCAGTACCCGGCCGGGTCGTCGGCACCGCCGGGGAAGCGGCAGGCGAGTCCGGTCACCGCCACCGGCGCACCGGCCAACCGGGACTCCAGCTCCGCCACCCGTTGCCGCGCCGCGGTCAGGTCGACGGCGGCGCGCTTGAGATAGCTGCGCAGTTCCTCGGCGGTGGCCATCGATCCTCCTCGGTGTGCGGGTGCGACGTGGTGGTGTGCGCCGGTGCGGGCGGTCGCGGGGTGCGGGTCAGAGTTCGTCGTCGATCAGCGCGAAGATCTCCTCGTCGGAGGCGTCCGCGACCAGCGCGGCCACCCCTCCGCCCGTTCCGCCGCTCTCCCAGCGGGCCAGCCGGCCGCGGAGCAGCCCGAGGAACCGACCGCGGGTGTCCTCGTCGACCGACTCCAGCTGCCCGGTGAGCCGGTCGAGATCCGCCTCCAGCAGCTCGTCCGCCGAGGGCGGGGTGGGAGCCAGTGCGGTGTAGAGGAAGTCGGCGAGTGCGGCCACGGTCGGGTGGTCGAAGGCGATCGTCGCGGGCAGTGTCATCCCGGTCGCCGTGCCCAGCCGGTTGCGCAGCTCCACCGCCGTCAGGGAGTCGAAACCCAGTTCGCTGAAGGACCTGTCGAGCGACACGCCACCGGGATCGGCGTGCGCCAGCACCGCCGCGACGTGACCGCGGACCAGCCCGGTGAGCATCTCCCGGCCGGCCGGCTCCGGCAGTCCGGTGAGCTCGGCGGCCAGGTCGGCGGAGGTGGTCGCCGGTGCGGCGGACCGGCGCACCCGGACCAGCCCACGCAGGGCCGGCGGCAGCACACCGCCCTCGGCGCGGGCCCGGAGCCCGGCCGGATCCCAGACCGCACAGACCCAGTTCGCCTGCTGCGGCGCCGGTCCCGTCGCGTCCAGGTCGGCCCGGATCGCCAGGTCGAGCAGCGCCAGGCCGTCGTCGACGGTCAGCGCACCGACTCCGGACCGGCCCAGCCGGGCCAGGTCCGCCTCGTCCAGCTCACCGGCCATCCCACCCGCCGCCCAGAGCCCCCAGATCAGCGACCGGCCCGGCAGGCCCTGCCCGCGCCGGTACGCGGCCAGCGCGTCCAGCCCGGCGTTCGCCGCGGCGTAGTTGCCCTGGCCTGGGTTGCCGAGCACGCCGGCCAGCGAGGAGAAGACGGTGAACAGCCGGAGCGGCCGGTCCCGGGTGATCTCGTGCAGGGCCCAGGCGGCACCGATCTTCGGTCCGGCCACCCGGGCCAGCCGGTCGGCATCCAGTCCGGCCAGCGTGCTGTCGTCCAGTACGCCCGCCGTGTGCACCACGCCGATCAGCGGCCGGGACGGCGGCAGGCCGTCCACCACCTCACGCAGGGCGGATGGATCTGTCACGTCGCAGGCGGCCACGGTGACCGC includes:
- a CDS encoding SDR family NAD(P)-dependent oxidoreductase is translated as MATAEELRSYLKRAAVDLTAARQRVAELESRLAGAPVAVTGLACRFPGGADDPAGYWDLLSRSGSGVREIPEDRFDLSAEELADRRVYARHGSFLDDVAGFDAAHFGMAPHEALRTDPQHRLLMELVWRGLEDAGLPPAEVAGSRTAVFVGFMDPVQYARVETERTGFGILADPQFGQGVSSSVVAGRIAYQFDLRGPAVTLDTACSSSLVGVHLAVQALRRGECDRAIVAGVYLILHSDPYIQGCVTRMLAPDGACKTFGADADGYVLGEGGGLVVLERLDDARSAGHRVRAVVRGSAIGQDGRSNGLTAPNRGAQVDVIRRALADAGTTADRIGYLEAHGSGTSLGDAIELGALHDVFGRRGSGPLPVGAVKTNLGHTQAAAGVAGLVKTVLTLEHGRYPANLVTGAPATAVPADGSVAPAVTGGPLDPEAWAGVSSFGWSGTNAHVVLSPGTGSGNPAAGEGDPAPAVDLLVSGSTPAAVTAQLTALADLLGSDGAPALVDVAHTLAVGRARLDHRIAVPVAAGADPVAALRSAAQRTPVRTGDPAAAHPFEAGDTTVRALPDGVDGSLVPLPPHPFHRLRFWPEREGAGTPSAGTAEGGRSAAPGNRSFRPTWRVDRTATPGEVPGPVLLVPDALGIATALAAELIALGHPVLTVTDGLTAAEAVREAVALAAGPVQLVQLSSVGAVAPGARWDPAAALPFAFDDTLAAVQALGAAGGPARLLTVTCGAQLVTGGDARAPLTAAAHGLGRSVRHEYAGMSWSGIDLDPRADVADCAAALLAELTLPPRPEVVARRAGRRHRPEWAELLEPETLPWPTDGVHLITGGTRGLGALLARRLVADGVRRIALLSRGTTDSAELVDDLTAAGATVRVLVADAADPRQLRAAVAACTAELGAPEVLVHAAGVPAGGMAQASDAVRSRAVLLPKLAPLEVVSELIDSSPALRTVVLYSSAVTAFGGLGEGDYCAANTALDAAAAAWADEARPGLRVLSVGWAPWQHDDWQQRAGGPLAEQATAYRRRFGFGAADGCDLLLQLHGTDGPVLALRQSLQEAEQSFTALLDLDALTAAARAAAAARPRFPRPDLRVAYAPPTGGPESLQSIVADVWGEFLGIDAVGIRDPFFDLGGNSLVGAAMVRELELRLDRPIPPAALYQHPTVAEFAAALGGPGGGAAEPAAALLAGSAARGARRRRARVARNEEAL